The DNA region AACGTTGGTAGCGACGGTGATGATGGTGTTGATGATATTGTCCATGTGTGGGACGTTTGATAATGTTGCAGCAATATCGATAGATTCAATTTTCCAACGCAAGCGAACTACGGTGACAATAAATAATGAACTAGGAAACACCACACATCTTAGTGTTGAGTGTAAGTCAACCGAAGACCATCTTGCTCGAAAGTGGCTCAACGCAACTGAAAACTACCGCTTCTCATTTAGACCAAATTTGTCTCGTTCGACAGCATTCAAGTGTCAATTTGCCTGGGAACTTGTTGCTTACTGGTTTGTGATCTACGACTATGGCAGGGATCATCATGTTTGTAGTATTTGCAATTGGCGGATTTTTCG from Corylus avellana chromosome ca10, CavTom2PMs-1.0 includes:
- the LOC132163883 gene encoding S-protein homolog 2-like, translated to MVSSYSSTNVTLVATVMMVLMILSMCGTFDNVAAISIDSIFQRKRTTVTINNELGNTTHLSVECKSTEDHLARKWLNATENYRFSFRPNLSRSTAFKCQFAWELVAYWFVIYDYGRDHHVCSICNWRIFRTGPCEYSYVTKKFDLCHTWT